The following coding sequences lie in one Arachis ipaensis cultivar K30076 chromosome B05, Araip1.1, whole genome shotgun sequence genomic window:
- the LOC107641983 gene encoding hydroxymethylglutaryl-CoA synthase A-like, whose amino-acid sequence MSDQQISVSDGDISRSFGGSQWTCKEKYTIGLGQDCLAFYNEVVDGKFSQNCFLMALDSFYKVFCEKFEKLEGKPFSMAEANYFVFHSPYNKLVQKSFGRLFYNDFLRVENGDNQIGNLILYLIKLVLFFYESFNLNVNFMTNFVRMT is encoded by the exons ATGTCTGATCAACAGATCTCAGTTTCAGATGGAGATATTTCAA GAAGCTTTGGAGGCTCACAATGGACCTGCAAAGAAAAATACACTATTGGGCTTGGACAGGATTGCTTGGCATTCTACAATGAG GTTGTTGATGGAAAATTCTCGCAGAATTGTTTTCTCATGGCACTTGATTCTTTCTACAAGGTTTTCTGTGAGAA ATTCGAAAAGTTGGAGGGGAAACCCTTTTCAATGGCTGAAGCTAATTACTTTGTGTTTCATTCTCCATATAACAAG CTTGTCCAAAAAAGCTTTGGTCGGCTATTCTACAATGACTTCCTGAGAGTTGAG AACGGTGACAACCAAATTGGCAATCTTATACTATATTTGATTAAattggttttatttttttatgaatctTTTAATCTTAATGTAAATTTTATGACTAATTTTGTGAGAATGACATAG